One genomic region from Cryptococcus gattii WM276 chromosome C, complete sequence encodes:
- a CDS encoding DigA protein, putative (Similar to TIGR gene model, INSD accession AAW42128.1): MSMLDDFVEHTTGPSVASYAISGVYQRSNNIGHGGSGIQAVGYEGFEEGDEEQQGEDAGMVKALETGFIPSVRSQALSPLFSLSLVQYSPPSSVLCLTSVNNILFLAVAPLALVIIDLEKPEELITIDLPKPTPEKGSQRAKESPVVSQLFADPTARHLLISTSSGDTFYLPISPGNAAIQSRRPRPLRLRQSITAVGWSPVSGVTVDANGEGTGQSKGDAVTPPSTDVLLGTANGQLLSLLLPPQDDIFKSVSIGMSKPVERDLQTVYTLPDQQPVAGIGFGFWPLDDSSSDRHHKGGKKGGEKRAWAVITTKERLYEVQGNVSTTTAGGKTGGWAEELFKPIRDSAHKFQELPGDIVNPSLVFYTPSSSAQSASALPPPSAMAWLTAPGLYTSSLPTAPSNDILLRPSLIPYPVFDDSAAHDVARRPATSSPSSPAIPIAVAVSQWHWLLLYSDRIAAVSRENEKVVWEERLPLSADEKAIGMSSDPVSRTFWIYTNKSILEVLVRNEDRDIWRAKLEKGEYAEALNFAKTLSQKDIILSKQGDYLFEQGRYIQSAQCYAQTNRSFEYVTLRFIDADERDALRIYLSEKLNRLDKKQRTQRMMLATWLVEIFLNKWNAVEDLLAIESANTDMDSLTIERQITEEDLKGLMVTYQNDLEPKVIYELIQSHGRIDLYLFYANLIKDHGKVVEHWITEERWLKAIEALSSQNTIELYYRFASILMRHAPKETVDSWIRQPALSPRRLIPAILQQHRRSEPVSSNHAVRYLSHVIHRQSCTDTTIYNLLLTFYAADPDPDDGPLIRFLSSCPDDPETERPYYDLDYALRTCKQHGRIQPCVLIYSKLGLYESSVDLALEKGDLELAKENADKPEDDDVLRKKLWLKIAKYVVQEQKDIKSAMQFFGSTDLLKIEDILPFFPDFVVIDDFKIEICSALEEYSARIDALKAEMDDAIASSESIKRDICNLAKRFVTVERSDKCWMCGLELVSRQFYVFPCQHQFHGDCLISMAMEYLPSASLRRILRLQDELVSRSGPSFGRHLLSSNFTPSGSGTSTPGRGKEHPSRQATASSNVATDLLLGGIAGRNKLIAAGDKLRELIIPDALAQAVSMVSVGVGVGGTGEAKKGGKREKLDDGRVKELRNELDELVASKCPLCEGAVMSLDKPFIALSEDTADWEV, translated from the exons ATGTCCATGCTTGATGATT TTGTGGAGCATACTACTGGCCCTTCAGTTGCCTCCTATGCTATTTCAGGTGTCTACCAAAGATCCAACAATATAGGACATGGAGGCTCAGGAATTCAAGCAGTCGGCTACGAGGGttttgaagaaggcgaCGAAGAGCAACAGGGCGAGGATGCTGGTATGGTCAAAGCA CTGGAGACCGGTTTCATTCCGTCAGTTCGTTCACAAGCACTATCCCCACTCTTCTCATTATCTTTGGTGCAATATTCTCCACCTTCATCAGTGTTGTGCCTCACTTCTGTCAACAATATCCTTTTCCTCGCTGTCGCACCCCTTGCGCTTGTTATCATCGACTTGGAGAAACCAGAAGAATTGATCACAATAGATCTACCAAAGCCAACCCCTGAAAAGGGCTCACAACGCGCCAAAGAATCGCCAGTCGTCAGCCAGCTATTTGCCGATCCCACAGCCAGACATTTGTTAATATCTACCAGCTCGGGGGACACTTTCTATCTTCCTATTAGCCCGGGAAATGCTGCCATACAATCTCGGCGGCCACGTCCACTGAGATTAAGGCAGAGCATAACGGCAGTAGGTTGGTCTCCCGTATCGGGAGTCACAGTAGACGCAAACGGAGAGGGGACAGGGCAGAGCAAAGGGGATGCCGTCACACCTCCGTCGACGGATGTCCTTTTAGGAACAGCAAATGGTCAACTTCTATCGTTGCTCTTGCCTCCTCAAGACGATATTTTCAAGTCTGTATCTATTGGTATGAGCAAACCCGTTGAGCGAGATCTGCAAACGGTGTATACCCTTCCTGATCAACAGCCTGTGGCCGGCATTGGCTTTGGCTTCTGGCCGCTTGACGACTCTTCATCGGACCGTCATCATAAAggtgggaagaaggggGGTGAAAAACGGGCATGGGCGGTCATCACCACTAAAGAGAGACTGTACGAGGTGCAAGGGAATGTCAGCACGACCACAGCAGGAGGAAAAACAGGAGGTTGGGCAGAAGAACTTTTTAAGCCAATCAGAGACAGTGCGCACAAGTTCCAAGAGCTCCCAGGAGATATTGTGAATCCATCACTGGTTTTTTACACTCCATCCTCGTCTGCACAATCGGCTTCAGCGCTTCCGCCGCCTTCTGCCATGGCCTGGTTGACGG CTCCCGGACTGTACACTTCCAGCCTTCCGACTGCTCCGTCCAACGATATCCTTTTGAGGCCGTCCCTTATACCATACCCAGTTTTCGACGACTCAGCTGCTCACGACGTTGCACGTAGGCCAGCTACATCATCGCCATCTTCACCTGCAATACCTATTGCAGTGGCGGTCAGTCAATGGCACTGGCTTTTACTTTACTCGGACAGAATAGCTGCTGTATCGCGGGAGAATGAGAAAGTTGTTTGGGAAGAAAGGCTTCCATTG TCCGCAGACGAGAAGGCCATTGGCATGTCTTCAGACCCTGTTTCCCGAACATTCTGGATATACACCAATAAATCCATCCTGGAGGTCTTGGTGCGAAATGAGGACAGGGATATATGGCGTGCAAAACTGGAGAAAGGGGAGTATGCAGAGGCACTTAATTTTGCCAAA ACTCTTTCACAAAAGGACATTATCCTTTCTAAACAAGGTGACTATCTATTCGAACAAGGACGGTATATTCAGTCTGCCCAATGTTACGCCCAGACAAACCGGAGCTTTGAATACGTCACGTTAAGATTCATTGACGCGGATGAGCGAGATGCTTTGAGAATTTACCTGTCGGAAAAATTGAATCGACTGGATAAAAAG CAACGTACTCAACGGATGATGCTCGCCACTTGGCTAGTAGAGATTTTCCTCAACAAGTGGAATGCAGTTGAAGATTTACTGGCGATTGAGTCTGCCAACACCGATATGGACAGCTTGACCATCGAGAGGCAGATAACCGAAGAGGACCTTAAGGGGTTGATGGTTACTTACCAA AACGATCTCGAACCCAAGGTGATATATGAACTGATCCAAAGCCATGGAAGAATCGATCTATATCTATTCTATGCGAACTTGATTAAGGATCATGGGAAAGTTGTTGAACACTGGATAACGGAGGAACGGTGGCTGAAAGCTATTGAAGCCTTGAGTAGTCAG AACACCATTGAACTGTACTACCGATTTGCCTCCATTCTCATGCGTCACGCCCCCAAGGAAACTGTCGACTCTTGGATTCGTCAACCTGCTCTTTCACCTCGTCGCCTTATTCCAGCCATTCTCCAACAACATCGGCGCTCTGAACCCGTGTCATCTAACCATGCCGTCCGGTACCTTTCGCATGTCATACATCGTCAATCATGTACAGATACCACGATCTATAACCTTTTACTTACATTCTATGCCGCAGACCCGGATCCAGATGATGGGCCTCTGATACGATTCCTGTCCTCTTGCCCAGATGATCCCGAGACAGAGAGACCTTATTACGATCTGGATTATGCCTTGAGGACATGTAAGCAGCATGGAAGAATACAGCCTTGCGTGTTGATATATTCGAAATTGGGACTGTATGAGAGCAGCGTGGATCTAGCACTGGAAAAAGGTGACCTCGAGCTGGCGAAGGAAAATGCTGATAAGCCGGAGGATGATGACGTACTGAGGAAGAAATTGTGGTTGAAGATTGCAAAATATGTAGTACAAGAGCAAAAGGACATCAAGAG CGCCATGCAGTTCTTTGGATCGACCGACCTACTCAAGATTGAAGATATCCTACCCTTTTTCCCAGACTTCGTCGTTATTGACGATTTCAAGATCGAGATCTGCTCAGCTCTGGAAGAGTACTCTGCTCGCATCGATGCTCTCAAGGCTGAAATGGACGACGCCATCGCCTCTTCAGAGTCTATCAAACGCGACATCTGCAACCTGGCTAAGCGCTTCGTCACCGTTGAGCGATCTGATAAATGCTGGATGTGCGGATTAGAGTTGGTAAGCAGGCAGTTCTACGTGTTCCCTTGTCAGCATCAGTTCCATGGCGATTGTCTAATCTCTATG GCAATGGAATACCTCCCATCAGCCTCGCTTAGGCGTATCCTTCGCCTCCAGGATGAACTTGTGTCTCGCTCAGGGCCATCTTTCGGTCGCCATCTCCTTTCATCCAACTTCACGCCCTCTGGGTCAGGTACTAGCACTCCGGGACGCGGCAAAGAACACCCTTCTCGTCAGGCAACTGCATCTTCCAACGTTGCTACAGACCTCTTGTTGGGGGGTATAGCCGGTCGTAATAAATTGATTGCGGCGGGTGACAAGCTTAGAGAGCTAATCATACCTGATGCTCTTGCTCAGGCAGTATCTATGGTGAGCGTTGGTGTCGGAGTTGGTGGTACTGGGGAGGCCAAGAAGGGTGGAAAGCGGGAAAAACTTGATGACGGTCGGGTGAAAGAATTGAGAAATGAGCTGGATGAGCTTGTGGCATCCAAATGTCCGCTTTGTGAAGGTGCAGTTATGAGTTTGGATAAACCATTTATCGCTCTGTCGGAGGATACTGCAGATTGGGAGGTGTAA
- a CDS encoding SNF1 family protein kinase, putative (Similar to TIGR gene model, INSD accession AAW42652.1), which yields MEANHTPRSVLTHIGSWKLGKTLGRGAYAHVRLATHKNGHQAACKILPALHKDPGVPVTWDETIDAVEAHKEVVLLKALCGAGMEGVAGLEGVIEEGGWTYVFLTLYPCSISSLSKPWSLDAVVIFFRQLLHTVRNLHQLNVSHEDIKRSNILVDSQGFPMLVDFGFSHFKANGGYVKSAGGTLDYSSPEKTADKRYDPKANDVWALGILLTKILCIQHPYAHSYADDTSTAVKRRILTGDAKFHWKPDQLVPGGVAELVMGMLEPDPQQRWTTTRILRHPWLRTRYPDPKPFQLPLYEPTLLHRPSQSVIEDVCFLAYLNGEFALCETSLRIEERLEGKEPCWEKRWAGMLGSWSQRAEMDWQDIPTAITPLLKSRSNFTRVNGPPRAKRVEKPKGGILKEIHLLPNERAPPSLGSNEDIKKGIKPVRSRLYNMQTKEGAQNPLEEFVPEDLMATASNQASKAKSSIVRVKKTKAKQKSKAHFKIFNSDTEDSGKEDKVLEKRQNQREPRNLDKTGANKPVAGKSPILAALVTTEGFITSLADEQRKGLFLSKPDPPKTKRRSPRLQEEQRIDFN from the exons ATGGAAGCAAACCACACGCCTCGAAGTGTACTAACTCATATAGGCAGTTGGAAGTTGGGTAAGACACTGGGTAGAGGTGCATACG CCCATGTCCGTCTCGCTACTCATAAGAATGGACATCAGGCAGCGTGCAAAATCCTTCCAGCATTGCATAAAGACCCCGGTGTCCCAGTGACTTGGGATGAGACGATCGACGCGGTTGAAGCTCACAAAGAAGTAGTATTGCTCAAGGCTCTTTGTGGAGCAGGCATGGAAGGTGTTGCCGGATTGGAAGGAGTGATAGAAGAAGGTGGCTGGAC TTATGTTTTCCTCACTCTTTATCCATGCTCCATATCATCCCTCTCTAAACCTTGGTCTCTAGATGCCGTTGTCATCTTTTTCCGCCAGTTGCTCCACACTGTTCGTAACCTGCACCAACTTAATGTCAGTCACGAAGATATCAAGCGGTCCAATATACTTGTAGATTCCCAAGGTTTCCCGATGCTTGTCGATTTTGGGTTTTCCCATTTCAAAGCGAACGGAGGTTATGTCAAGAGTGCTGGCGGAACTCTAGATTACTCAAGCCCGGAGAAAACTGCC GATAAACGTTACGATCCCAAAGCTAATGATGTTTGGGCTCTGGGTATTTTACTCACCAAGATCCTCTGCATACAGCATCCGTACGCACACTCGTATGCCGATGACACTAGCACGGCTGTCAAGCGTCGTATATTGACAGGTGATGCGAAGTTCCATTGGAAACCTGATCAACTCGTTCCAGGTGGCGTTGCTGAACTTGTGATGGGGATGTTGGAGCCTGACCCTCAGCAGCGCTGGACA ACAACGCGGATACTCAGACACCCATGGCTCCGAACGAGATACCCAGATCCAAAGCCTTTCCAGCTCCCTTTGTATGAGCCAACGCTTTTACACAGGCCATCACAGAGTGTCATTGAAGATGTTTGCTTTTTAGCCTATCTCAACGGCGAATTCGCGCTTTGTGAGACTTCCTTAAGGATAGAAGAGCGTCTAGAAGGCAAAGAGCCATGTTGGGAGAAACGATGGGCAGGGATGTTGGGATCCTGGTCACAAAGAGCGGAGATGGACTGGCAGGACATACCTACTGCTATCACCCCCCTTCTCAAATCTAGAAGCA ATTTTACTCGTGTCAATGGCCCCCCCAGGGCCAAAAGGGTAGAAAAACCCAAAGGGGGGATTTTAAAGGAAATTCATCTCCTTCCCAAC GAGCGAGCTCCCCCCTCGTTAGGGTCAAATGAAGACATTAAAAAAGGGATTAAACCCGTCCGCTCGCGACTTTATAATATGCAAACGAAAGAAGGCGCTCAGAATCCCTTG GAGGAATTTGTGCCAGAGGACTTGATGGCTACTGCGAGCAATCAAGCCAGCAAAGCTAAATCGAGTATCGTCCGCGTCAAAAAGACTAAGGCTAAGCAAAAATCGAAG GCACATTTCAAGATCTTCAATAGTGACACAGAGGACTCTGGAAAAGAGGACAAGGTTCTTGAAAAACGGCAAAATCAACGGGAACCAAGGAACCTTGATAAAACGGGTGCAAACAAGCCAGTTGCGGGTAAGAGCCCTATATTGGCAGCCTTGGTAAC CACAGAAGGGTTCATAACTTCCCTCGCAGACGAGCAAAGGAAAG GATTGTTTCTATCTAAGCCAGACCCACCAAAAACGAAACGGCGCTCCCCTCGCTTGCAAGAAGAACAGAGAATTGACTTCAACTAG
- a CDS encoding uncharacterized protein (Similar to TIGR gene model, INSD accession AAW42130.1), translating into MCAHSLFASHTELALKQLRLCHILNGETCPPISFADFATFLTNKDYTSENLVFVLWYRDYKSKWKLLDKTVRIGVPVPSTSLGHRYDPFGYLGHGPVALPTRTDEREEEVSRNRLASVNAYSLDATASDRNDSSAKSLKSYFSRVSSDLPRSRLEASSLACSSSITPATSYHPLHSLFSPDGTTFLSVDEQPLRDQAQRAFATFLKKGGSKELSISDELREYVRTCLEASTAPESFLPVLEEIYHTLESQCLPYCVGAVDLLIGLTIFLLLTFLLPPSPFSLRTYRLFSTIFVSFGIMQVYSAYRGFCSQVWRRSNRQVWPWELDALEDENAEVGDTMGRPDIIGCEPKPQVRVLEKTVLPGEVRPLSNLGAIENFDSTCKVNIRVSENSISAPQTSLDNSGDYDLPSQTFDSCHVIAGEFVPVFDNSSLGGKLGTISRPCCMGHDILTGKGHKLPIHIERKISPFAFESGREGETGFDNATVTKPPRHSASAQFIYPLTSSMLISNSKAMKHEIHVSPRRKGHMKIHVFGPEKLVEDPRIKKVYKDIKRNILVMGGVVSVLWVVVCLVVLCAASP; encoded by the exons ATGTGCGCCCACTCTCTGTTTGCCTCTCATACCGAACTCGCTCTCAAACAACTCAGACTCTGCCATATCTTGAATGGCGAAACTTGCCCCCCCATATCATTTGCTGATTTTGCCACCTTCCTTACCAACAAGGACTATACTTCAGAGAACTTGGTCTTTGTCCTCTGGTACAGGGATTACAAGTCAAAGTGGAAACTGCTAGATAAAACGGTGCGAATAGGAGTGCCTGTCCCAAGTACTAGCCTCGGCCACCGATACGATCCTTTTGGTTATCTCGGCCACGGACCAGTAGCTTTACCTACCAGAACTGATGAacgagaagaggaagtgaGCAGAAACAGATTAGCTTCTGTCAATGCATACTCGTTGGATGCAACAGCCTCCGATCGCAACGACAGCTCCGCCAAATCCTTGAAGAGTTACTTTTCTAGAGTATCTTCTGATTTGCCTAGATCTCGGCTTGAGGCGTCGTCCTTGGCgtgctcttcttccattACCCCTGCCACGTCATATCATCCGTTACACTCTCTATTTTCTCCTGATGGCACTACTTTTCTTTCGGTAGACGAACAACCTCTGAGAGATCAGGCGCAGCGTGCTTTCGCCACGTTCCTGAAAAAAGGTGGGAGCAAGGAGTTGAGCATCAGTGACGAACTGCGAGAATATGTCAGAACTTGTCTTGAAGCTAGCACTGCTCCTGAGTCG TTTCTGCCTGTATTGGAGGAAATTTATCATACTCTTGAATCCCAATGCCTACC GTACTGTGTCGGCGCTGTTGATCTTCTCATCGGCCTCACAatctttcttcttcttacTTTCCTCCTTCCGCCAAGCCCTTTTAGCCTTCGGACCTATCGTCTCTTCTCCACTATCTTCGTTTCTTTTGGAATCATGCAAGTTTACTCCGCCTATCGCGGGTTCTGTTCTCAAGTGTGGAGAAGATCCAATAGGCAGGTTTGGCCATGGGAGTTAGATGCATTAGAAGATGAGAACGCGGAAGTCGGGGACACCATGGGGAGACCCGATATTATCGGATGTGAACCCAAGCCCCAGGTAAGGGTGCTGGAAAAAACTGTTTTACCAGGAGAAGTGAGACCGTTATCTAATCTTGGGGCGATTGAAAATTTCGATTCAACATGTAAGGTTAACATACGAGTATCCGAAAATTCGATCAGTGCTCCACAGACATCCCTCGATAACTCTGGTGATTATGACCTTCCCTCCCAAACGTTCGATTCCTGCCATGTCATTGCGGGGGAGTTTGTCCCCGTATTCGATAATTCTTCTTTAGGGGGTAAACTGGGGACAATCTCACGGCCTTGCTGCATGGGACATGACATCCTAACGGGTAAGGGACACAAGCTCCCCATTCATATAGAGAGGAAAATCTCACCCTTTGCATTCGAGTCCGGAAGAGAAGGCGAAACAGGCTTCGATAACGCTACTGTTACTAAGCCTCCGCGCCACTCTGCCTCTGCTCAATTTATATATCCCCTCACCTCTTCCATGCTTATTTCAAATTCAAAGGCTATGAAGCACGAGATCCACGTTTCTCCAAGGAGGAAAGGTCACATGAAGATCCACGTTTTTGGTCCCGAGAAGCTGGTTGAAGATCCGAGAATAAAAAAAGTGTACAAAGATATCAAAAGGAATATCCTTGTAATGGGAGGCGTAGTATCAGTTTTATGGGTTGTGGTATGTCTAGTCGTGCTATGTGCAGCCTCTCCATAG